The sequence cggtctaatctatataaacaaaacgagaaacgagaaacacgtatatattacataaacaaacgacaactactgtacatcagattcctgacttagtacaggtgcaaacatttgcagcgggattaaacgttttaatggatccaaaccttctccctttttctgaaacaatagcataacatcacaacatagaaaaacgcacgataaaatatcaattggcagacttaactcaatcaaaaaaactgttttgtaatgtaaattttTCTCTCAATATGAGTAATAGGATATctatatatttggtatgtacGTACCTTGCAATGTCATCATGGCCGTCCGACAGTTTCCACTAAACCTTGACCTCAATGCATCAGTGAACAAGTTTAGGTTTTTGtggtcaataaaattgagaatgaaaatggggaaggTATTCTATATTTCAGATACTATAaacaataggtctagtatatttggtgtattggaGGATTGTAAGGTGGCCACGTCCAACtagcagatgtcatctgactttgacctcattttctagtTCAGTGGTTAAGGTtacgtttttgtgttttggtctgttttttttttactgtatacaATAGGTCTactttatatttgatgtatgcaATGACTGTTAGGTGTACATTTCCAACTTGCAAGTGTCACTCACTGacctttaatttttcattttcatggttaagtggtgaaaggttaaagtttttgagtttttgccTTTTTTGGACCTCATAAAAGACcccaaatgacaaatgtaaaacaattcaaacgagaaaaataacggcctaaattaggtaaaaaaaaatgaacgaaaaccaaatatgtaacacaccaacaaacgacaaccactgaatttgcAGTGAACACATTCATAATggagctttttttttataaaatatttcgtatTTTGTATAACGTTGTTTTTCAGTGTAAGACGTATAATGAGGGATCGATTTGAATACGCACAATCTCGCAATTGTGATGGTGTATATCCAGATAATGTTGATGGATGGGTTGAGAATCAAGCAGGACTTCATTTGACACCAGATGATCAATTGGACTATAACAGATATTTAGCAATAggtaaacatttatatatgaaaatatatgcaTGTATTCCGAAAGGAAATATACAGACAATCCTCACTCTATATACAAAAttcagtcctggtatctatgatgagtttatttactctTGTCTTAACTTTGCAATACTGTTTCAAAGATGATGTGATTCCCTCGGTTCTGTTTGTTTATCTGATTAGGTTTTGCTTAATCtaattatgacttttgaacagcggctCACTTCTGTTGTCGTTATTCAGTAAACAAATGAACTATTCATATGTTACACTTAAGCATTTTCCTCTCAATATGTTAAAGTTCACATTGTATCCCcaaagaacaatattaaaaatgtaaagtaTCAACTGCTGATATCAAAATTAAGAGGTAAGTAATATATAGATCCAATTTCATCTGAACGAAGGTGATTCAAATGAATAATGTTTATTGTATCATCTATCTTTTGTAAACAAACCTTCACACAACATATTATAcggaattttgtaaaatgcctctGGACGTCGGGGGACAATAACATACTATTTCGCTTATACCCAGTCAATAACTATACACTACTAAACCCTTTTAAAATTACTTTACAGAGGCACACGGATATGGTATGGCTATCGGACTGAAGAACGATGTAAGCCAACTTGATGACCTTATAGACGCTTTTGACTTTGCCATTAACGAATCATGTATGGATTTTGACGATTGTAACCAGTACAAACCATTTTTTGATGCTAATAAGGTATACCGAAATAAGTTTTATTCAATATTGATGAAATTTAATAGgtttttctttatgaaagggattttgaataaataagcatattcacctgcggaAAAGGATATTCACCGCGCAAAACGTCGCATGCTTTTACGTGCataattttggttttttttttttatgtacaattGGTTTTGGTAAATAATTGCCATTATATACATTTctctcggaatatggaataaaacttactgtcttttgtttggtaaatatgtggtttaattgacttttgaaaaactacatttttacctcatcaaaagacagtaattgtataatattcatCGTTTCCTTATTGAGATATACACCTTTTAAAATCATACCAAATACGGAAAATAaactatataataaaacattttatatcattacCGAAGTCGATTTGATTCAGTAAGAATGGTTTATTAAAACATCCCTCTATATAAATCTAACTTGTGATTCAAATATTCTTTGCAAAATAATTGGGATAACAATTGTCACATTTTCATTTGGGTCAAAGAAGAGGACCTAGACCCAATTTTCAACAAGTGTGTCatcgtttgtttgttttaggAAGTATAGgaattgaaaatttggggttGAAGTCAACGATACACCAATCTAATCACACAATGAACCATTGCTCacatattttttgataaatagttagaaattttatatcatttttaacttttttcatttaagtATCCACAataatgcatatgattttttttgttttaaattttagccGGTGTTCCACATCCAATACGTGAATTCTACAACAGAGGGTCACGCGAAGCAAGATGAGATATGCTCATCGTCAAAACGTCCTCATGACATGAATACTTTAATTAAGCATGGGATGGTAAACTGGAAAATTGGTTGTTAATTTTTTCTCAGTAAAAAATATCTTCCTGATGTGTTTGTATTTATTGAAAATCCTCTGATGCAACGAcgatattgttttatattattgtattattttgaatactGCATATGTTGCATCATTATAGGTTTTTCTGTACCATGTAACAAAGTTATGAGAAATTAAACCAATTCGAGggaattcgtcattttgacgtgcatttttaattatttctgtgTTCATCTAGAGCGGTTTAGAAAATATCATATCTCGCTATAGAAAACAGTTATATACGTATATAAATTGttcaatatgataaaaaataacaaataaataaacaggaAACTATCTTTTCTCTGTCTATTGGTGTTCCGTTACCGTACCGGATATTAGCTACCATCGAGTCTACACATTTGTTGCCGGGGTAGTTTATACACAGTTTAAAACAGTCTTCCAAATTTTTTAACTTCCCTTGTTAACTCTATATTACT is a genomic window of Mytilus trossulus isolate FHL-02 chromosome 1, PNRI_Mtr1.1.1.hap1, whole genome shotgun sequence containing:
- the LOC134706552 gene encoding uncharacterized protein LOC134706552, with product MIGLKMSPTLPILILCFSISHASWWHPHPHMAWNDVINEPHINTGVHGEMFVVDLFEVHTKIIDDLHRKGKRVICYFSAGTKEERRPDSTDFPSDGLGLSNEDRPGDTWVDIKNSHVRRIMRDRFEYAQSRNCDGVYPDNVDGWVENQAGLHLTPDDQLDYNRYLAIEAHGYGMAIGLKNDVSQLDDLIDAFDFAINESCMDFDDCNQYKPFFDANKPVFHIQYVNSTTEGHAKQDEICSSSKRPHDMNTLIKHGMVNWKIGC